The following coding sequences lie in one Benincasa hispida cultivar B227 chromosome 6, ASM972705v1, whole genome shotgun sequence genomic window:
- the LOC120080193 gene encoding zinc finger Ran-binding domain-containing protein 2-like, whose product MNMNWSGGDWMCGVCEHVNFKKREACQRCGYPKYGGPDPSAYDQYIHSKTDEVLAGDWYCNCGAHNYASRSTCYRCNAYKTLDVGALPGWKSGDWICTRIGCETHNYASRMECYKCKAPRDFGGAV is encoded by the exons aTGAATATGAATTGGTCAGGGGGTGATTGGATGTGTGGTGTTTGTGAACATGTAAACTTCAAGAAAAGAGAAGCTTGTCAAAGATGTGGATACCCAAAATATGGTGGCCCTGACCCATCAGCATATGATCAATACATTCATTCTAAAACAGATGAAGTTTTGGCTGGTGATTGGTATTGCAATTGTGGAGCTCATAATTATGCTAGTAGATCAACTTGTTATAGATGTAATGCTTATAAGACTCTTGATGTTGGTGCTTTGCCTGGTTGGAAATCTGGGGATTGGATTTGCACTAG AATAGGATGTGAAACTCACAATTATGCTAGCAGAATGGAATGCTATAAATGCAAAGCTCCAAGGGATTTTG gaGGAGCTGTTTGA